One window of the Candidatus Kryptoniota bacterium genome contains the following:
- the mscL gene encoding large conductance mechanosensitive channel protein MscL: MKIFDEFKEFAVKGNVVDMAIGIVIGAAFGTVVKSSVDDIITPPLGRILGGMDFSNLFVNLSPGTYSSLAAAKAAGAATINYGIFLNSIVSFLIVAWALFMVVKLMNRLKRQQPAPVSNTKICPHCQSSINIKASRCPFCTSQL, translated from the coding sequence ATGAAAATCTTCGATGAATTCAAGGAGTTCGCCGTAAAAGGTAATGTTGTTGATATGGCGATCGGCATTGTCATCGGTGCGGCTTTCGGAACGGTGGTGAAATCATCGGTGGACGATATAATCACGCCTCCTCTGGGGAGGATCCTCGGGGGAATGGATTTCAGCAATCTCTTCGTCAATCTATCCCCGGGTACGTACAGCTCACTGGCCGCTGCAAAGGCGGCAGGCGCGGCGACGATAAATTACGGGATATTTCTGAACAGCATCGTTTCGTTCCTGATCGTCGCCTGGGCACTCTTCATGGTCGTGAAACTTATGAACAGACTGAAGCGCCAGCAGCCGGCACCGGTATCCAACACCAAGATATGCCCTCATTGCCAATCGAGCATCAATATCAAAGCGTCGAGATGTCCGTTTTGTACATCCCAGCTTTGA
- a CDS encoding ROK family protein, whose translation MQTGDLKLVKSINDRLVLNLIRTNRIISSSDLVKVTGMRPSTIFNILNDLSAKSMVINLGKGESTEKGGKKPYLWSLNKDAAYAIGLDFEIGQLTAVVLDFSADIVAKKTYKVEEFESLDELVKQIIMIVDDVLADSKAEGSKVIGMGIAVAGIVNSETGVAVMTSVFQQMNVPFLSALKKHYSFPIVVENNANASAVGDKWVGVAKESKNCMTVLVEFDKIFRGMGIGLIINEELYHGSSFSAGEINSPLLNLREMLDNVRNLLSKGAILKQYESTPDLIDVNIMIDAAKQGDEVALAFFKRLGYLIGRSISGYIAVLNPDMLIISGDIAELGEIIAAPVKSSIDLQVLSITSETLSVVTSSHGHYSVAMGAASIILSNHFKVPNVRMISFGAAGRGAKKVSSARRAS comes from the coding sequence ATGCAAACAGGTGATCTGAAGTTAGTAAAGAGTATCAACGACCGACTCGTCCTTAATTTGATCAGGACGAATCGAATCATTTCGAGTTCAGATCTTGTCAAGGTCACGGGTATGAGACCGTCGACAATCTTCAACATACTGAACGACCTGTCTGCGAAGTCCATGGTGATCAACCTTGGCAAGGGCGAGTCGACGGAAAAGGGCGGCAAGAAGCCGTACCTTTGGAGTTTGAATAAAGACGCTGCGTACGCCATCGGTTTGGATTTTGAAATCGGTCAGCTCACTGCAGTCGTTCTTGATTTCAGTGCCGACATCGTAGCAAAGAAGACCTATAAGGTCGAGGAGTTCGAATCTCTCGACGAATTAGTCAAACAGATTATTATGATAGTGGATGACGTCCTTGCCGACTCAAAAGCAGAAGGAAGCAAGGTGATCGGAATGGGTATCGCCGTTGCCGGGATAGTGAACAGCGAGACTGGCGTCGCCGTCATGACGAGTGTTTTTCAACAGATGAACGTGCCATTCCTTTCCGCACTGAAGAAGCATTACTCTTTTCCGATCGTAGTAGAGAACAACGCGAATGCTTCAGCTGTTGGCGACAAGTGGGTTGGAGTTGCGAAGGAAAGCAAGAATTGTATGACGGTGCTTGTCGAGTTCGATAAAATATTCCGCGGAATGGGTATCGGGTTGATAATCAACGAGGAGCTCTACCATGGTTCCTCCTTCAGCGCGGGCGAGATCAACTCACCTCTCTTGAACCTCAGGGAAATGCTGGACAATGTCAGGAATCTCCTCTCCAAGGGGGCAATCCTGAAACAGTACGAGTCCACGCCCGATCTCATTGATGTCAACATCATGATCGACGCTGCCAAACAAGGTGACGAAGTTGCTCTTGCGTTTTTCAAGCGGTTGGGTTACTTGATAGGGAGAAGTATAAGCGGCTACATCGCGGTTCTAAATCCTGACATGTTAATTATATCGGGAGACATTGCCGAGCTGGGCGAGATCATTGCAGCGCCCGTAAAAAGCAGCATCGACCTTCAGGTTCTTTCAATCACAAGTGAGACATTGAGTGTAGTGACAAGCTCGCATGGTCATTATTCCGTTGCAATGGGAGCGGCATCCATCATCCTTAGCAATCATTTCAAAGTACCTAACGTCAGGATGATAAGTTTCGGAGCGGCTGGCAGAGGAGCTAAAAAGGTTTCTTCTGCTCGGCGTGCCTCCTGA
- a CDS encoding DUF3078 domain-containing protein gives MRRFAFLLFSVCCALGLQETVAARPAAADTLKKDSINVWVPTMVTGINVSQIAFSNWTQGGSNALAWTVTANLGYDYRGEIWGLQNHLKAAYGSTKLGSQGTITTDNTLFLENVLTCKVGWIVRPYFSNAVITTITAGYSYGGPQPVLIADFFDPGYVTQSLGFSYNKLSDLSTRLGVATQEVFANKYRQYTDDPNTTDKVEAFKLEIGLESVTQAKLQIADNILLTTGLTLFTRFNSLEVWDVRWDNMIAAKVNSFINVNFNYLLVYQKDQSLTTQMKEGLQLGLVYTIF, from the coding sequence ATGAGAAGATTTGCCTTTTTGTTGTTTTCGGTTTGCTGCGCCTTGGGATTGCAGGAGACTGTCGCAGCTCGGCCGGCAGCGGCCGATACTCTTAAGAAGGATTCAATCAACGTATGGGTTCCCACCATGGTCACCGGGATAAACGTCAGTCAAATTGCGTTCAGTAACTGGACGCAGGGAGGCTCGAACGCACTCGCGTGGACCGTGACCGCAAACCTGGGTTACGATTACAGGGGAGAGATCTGGGGACTTCAGAACCATCTCAAAGCGGCTTACGGGAGCACGAAACTTGGGAGTCAGGGCACCATTACGACCGACAACACACTCTTCCTGGAGAACGTATTGACATGCAAGGTCGGCTGGATTGTCAGGCCGTACTTCAGTAACGCTGTGATCACCACCATCACCGCGGGATATTCATACGGCGGTCCCCAGCCAGTTTTGATCGCAGACTTCTTCGACCCCGGGTACGTTACGCAAAGTCTCGGGTTCAGCTACAACAAGTTGAGTGACTTATCGACCCGGCTGGGGGTGGCAACGCAGGAGGTGTTTGCCAACAAGTATCGCCAGTACACCGATGACCCGAACACAACGGACAAGGTGGAAGCTTTTAAACTGGAGATCGGATTGGAATCTGTCACCCAGGCGAAACTCCAGATTGCCGACAATATTCTTCTGACGACGGGCCTTACCCTTTTTACTAGGTTCAACAGTCTGGAAGTCTGGGATGTCAGGTGGGACAATATGATTGCGGCGAAGGTTAATTCCTTTATCAACGTGAACTTCAACTACTTGTTGGTGTATCAGAAGGATCAATCTCTTACGACGCAGATGAAAGAGGGACTGCAGCTTGGATTGGTGTACACGATATTCTGA